The following are encoded in a window of Phalacrocorax carbo chromosome W unlocalized genomic scaffold, bPhaCar2.1 SUPER_W_unloc_1, whole genome shotgun sequence genomic DNA:
- the LOC135310793 gene encoding dnaJ homolog subfamily B member 5-like, translating to MGKNYYKILGIQSGADEDEIKKAYQKMDLKYHLEKIKDPNAEEKIKEIAEAYDVLSDPKKQAIYDQYGEEGLKTGGGSSGGSGNTFHYTFHGDPHATFTSFFGDSNPFDIFFASSRSQVFNGFDQEDMDIDENDDPFSAFGRFGFNGINGVYQWHQESLHMRRKVQDPPIIHDLKVSLKEIYHSSTKRMMIIRRRLNADDRTMQTEDKILNIVIKRGWKEGTKITFPKEGDATPDNIPSDIIFILKDKPHSHFKRDRTNVVYTTNISLKEALCGCTMNIPTIDGRVIPLPCNDIIKPGTVKRLHGEGLPFHKASSQRRHLIVEVKIHFPDRIAPQTRQILKQHLPCS from the exons ATGGGGAAGAACTATTACAAGATTTTGGGCATCCAGTCTGGTGCTGATGAGGATGAAATCAAGAAAGCCTACCAGAAAATGGACCTGAAGTATCACCTCGAAAAGATTAAAGACCCCAACGCTGAGGAGAAGATCAAGGAGATCGCAGAGGCTTATGATGTCCTGAGTGACCCCAAGAAACAAGCCATTTATGACCAGTATGGGGAGGAAG GTCTCAAAACTGGAGGTGGCTCTTCAGGTGGCTCAGGGAACACTTTCCACTACACCTTCCACGGAGACCCCCATGccaccttcacatccttctttgGAGACTCCAACCCTTTTGATATCTTCTTCGCTAGCAGCCGCTCCCAGGTGTTCAATGGCTTTGACCAGGAAGATATGGATATCGATGAAAATGATGACCCTTTCAGTGCCTTTGGCCGGTTTGGCTTCAATGGCATTAACGGGGTTTATCAGTGGCACCAGGAGTCCCTGCACATGCGGAGAAAGGTCCAAGACCCACCCATCATCCATGACCTCAAGGTGTCCCTGAAAGAGATCTACCACAGCTCCACCAAGAGGATGATGATCATCCGCAGAAGGCTCAACGCTGATGACAGAACCATGCAGACTGAGGATAAGATCCTAAACATTGTCATAAAACGGGGTTGGAAGGAGGGAACCAAAATCACGTTCCCCAAAGAAGGGGATGCCACCCCAGACAACATCCCTTCTGACATCATCTTCATCCTCAAGGACAAGCCTCACTCACACTTCAAGAGGGACAGGACAAACGTGGTCTACACCACAAACATCAGTCTTAAAGA GGCCTTATGTGGCTGCACCATGAACATTCCCACCATCGATGGGCGGGTGATCCCACTGCCCTGCAACGACATCATCAAGCCAGGGACAGTGAAGAGACTACATGGGGAGGGGCTGCCCTTCCACAAGGCCTCCAGCCAGCGAAGACACTTGATCGTGGAGGTCAAAATCCACTTCCCAGACAGAATAGCTCCCCAGACGAGACAGATCCTCAAGCAGCACCTCCCATGCTCCTAG